Proteins encoded together in one Formosa sp. Hel3_A1_48 window:
- a CDS encoding HAD family hydrolase — MLKAVLFDMDGVIVDTEPLHHKAYKFMFSEVGIKVSDVMYEGFTGQSTHAICSFLCKNFKLKQSPKELVQLKRDRFTKLFHEDDALQLLHGVEELIKDYHASGLTLVLASSASMFTINNVTKRFGLDQYFSTKLSGADLNASKPHPEIFINAAKAADALPNECFVIEDSTNGIKAAKRAGIYCVAYKSEHSKNQDYTLADMLISDYKEITFERMHKKFN; from the coding sequence ATGTTAAAAGCAGTATTGTTTGATATGGATGGTGTTATTGTAGACACTGAACCCCTTCACCACAAGGCTTATAAATTTATGTTTTCCGAAGTAGGCATCAAGGTTTCTGACGTTATGTATGAAGGGTTTACAGGGCAATCTACACATGCTATTTGTTCGTTCCTCTGCAAAAATTTCAAGCTTAAACAAAGCCCAAAGGAATTGGTGCAGCTCAAGCGTGATCGTTTCACTAAACTCTTTCATGAAGATGATGCACTGCAACTATTGCATGGCGTAGAAGAACTTATAAAAGATTATCACGCCAGTGGACTTACCCTTGTTCTCGCCTCTTCAGCATCCATGTTCACCATAAATAATGTCACAAAGCGTTTTGGCTTAGACCAGTATTTTTCGACTAAATTGAGTGGTGCCGATTTAAACGCATCAAAACCTCATCCTGAAATTTTTATCAATGCAGCCAAAGCAGCTGATGCTTTGCCAAATGAATGTTTTGTAATCGAAGATTCAACCAATGGGATCAAAGCTGCAAAACGTGCAGGGATTTATTGTGTGGCCTACAAAAGTGAGCACTCCAAAAACCAAGATTACACTTTGGCAGACATGCTTATTTCTGATTACAAAGAAATTACTTTTGAAAGGATGCACAAAAAGTTTAATTAA
- a CDS encoding KdsC family phosphatase → MAKKNYKALLNNITTLIFDIDGVLTDSSLLVTSDGELLRKMHTRDGYALRAAVDSGLTVCIISGGKNEGVRKRLEGLGIKEVILGAHDKVKHYEEFIKKYSLTTDEIVYMGDDIPDVPVMKLVGLPCCPQDAAPEVKAISEYISHVNGGCGAARDIIEQVMKVKGLWMRDFDAQND, encoded by the coding sequence ATGGCTAAGAAAAATTACAAAGCATTATTAAACAACATTACAACACTCATTTTTGATATCGATGGGGTGCTTACAGATAGTTCATTGTTAGTTACATCTGATGGTGAACTGCTTCGTAAAATGCACACAAGAGATGGTTACGCGCTTCGCGCTGCTGTAGATTCAGGTTTGACAGTTTGTATCATTTCTGGTGGAAAAAATGAAGGAGTTCGTAAACGTCTAGAAGGTCTTGGGATAAAAGAGGTTATTTTAGGTGCCCATGACAAAGTAAAGCACTACGAAGAATTTATAAAGAAATACAGTCTTACTACTGACGAAATTGTATACATGGGTGATGATATCCCTGATGTACCCGTAATGAAACTCGTTGGATTACCTTGCTGCCCTCAAGATGCAGCGCCAGAAGTGAAAGCTATTTCAGAGTACATATCCCACGTAAACGGAGGCTGTGGTGCAGCTCGTGATATTATCGAACAGGTTATGAAAGTAAAGGGTTTATGGATGAGAGATTTTGATGCTCAAAATGACTAA
- a CDS encoding Rossmann-like and DUF2520 domain-containing protein produces the protein MITVVILGAGNVGTHLCKAIHASEGIKLVQWYNRSKINSINHMTAAEQCNNLSKLATADVYIMAVSDNHVESLSNQLPFENRLVVHTSGSVPMRHLNKKNRRGVFYPLQTFSKSAELDFKNVPICIETTIKKDRIFLTSLAKAIGSPSYKINSEQRQTLHLSAVFVNNFTNQLYRIAHELVDKQGLDFEILNPLILETAKKVQLLSPYMAQTGPAKRRDIKTLKTHLNLLEKNPNYKELYEQITKSIQKTHG, from the coding sequence ATGATTACTGTTGTTATTTTAGGAGCTGGAAATGTTGGTACGCATTTATGTAAAGCCATACATGCTTCAGAGGGTATTAAGCTTGTTCAATGGTATAACAGGTCTAAAATTAATAGCATAAACCATATGACCGCTGCTGAGCAGTGCAACAATCTAAGTAAGTTAGCTACTGCAGACGTATACATAATGGCAGTTAGTGATAATCATGTTGAAAGCCTATCTAATCAACTTCCTTTTGAAAATCGATTGGTGGTTCACACATCTGGAAGCGTCCCTATGCGCCATTTAAATAAAAAAAATAGACGTGGTGTATTTTACCCGCTGCAAACATTTTCAAAATCAGCAGAATTAGATTTTAAAAATGTTCCGATATGTATAGAAACTACAATTAAAAAAGACCGAATTTTTTTGACGTCCCTAGCAAAAGCTATAGGAAGCCCTAGTTACAAGATCAACTCAGAACAACGCCAAACACTGCATTTATCAGCAGTTTTCGTTAATAATTTCACAAATCAATTATACCGAATTGCACACGAATTAGTGGATAAGCAGGGCTTAGATTTTGAAATTCTTAATCCCTTGATTCTTGAAACTGCAAAAAAAGTACAACTCCTCTCACCCTATATGGCCCAAACAGGCCCCGCAAAAAGACGCGATATCAAAACATTAAAAACTCATTTAAATCTTTTAGAAAAAAACCCGAATTACAAAGAATTATACGAGCAAATTACAAAATCAATCCAAAAAACTCATGGCTAA
- a CDS encoding trans-sulfuration enzyme family protein — MSKNKLGERTICTHTGAVDDPVFNGAVSPVYMSTSYNFLDQDPKRYPRYFNTPNQEFLGKKVAALEEAEAGMLFSSGMAAISAVMLTLLKSGDHAVIQNDIYGGTRNFIEAHFNSYGIAYTFTKDLSANSFEACVQDNTKLIYLESPSNPLLKLVDLFAVAKLAKSKQITTAIDNTFATPIVQKPITLGVDIVIHSATKYFGGHSDISAGAVAASKDIMGKIWNLAKDFGGNLSDQTVWLLERSMKTLAIRVRAQQKNAKKIARFLEKHPAVKKVYYPGLVSHEQHQLAKIQMKGFGAMLSFELSKEYDTVLFLKSLQLIKPSMSLAGVESTMILPALTSHALLSESDRLAQGISSQLIRFSLGIESKKDLIHDIERAIDCSNQK, encoded by the coding sequence ATGTCAAAAAACAAACTAGGTGAACGTACCATTTGCACCCACACTGGTGCTGTGGATGATCCTGTCTTCAATGGGGCAGTTTCTCCTGTCTATATGTCAACTTCTTACAATTTTTTAGATCAGGATCCAAAACGTTATCCGCGCTATTTCAACACACCGAATCAAGAATTCTTAGGCAAGAAAGTGGCCGCATTAGAAGAAGCTGAAGCTGGAATGCTTTTTTCATCTGGCATGGCTGCCATTTCCGCTGTGATGCTCACCTTGTTAAAGTCAGGAGATCATGCGGTGATACAAAATGACATCTATGGTGGCACTCGAAATTTTATCGAAGCGCATTTTAATTCTTACGGAATAGCCTATACTTTTACTAAAGATTTATCTGCTAATTCATTTGAAGCATGTGTGCAAGACAACACAAAGCTTATTTATTTAGAATCGCCTTCAAACCCTCTTCTGAAACTTGTTGATTTGTTTGCAGTGGCAAAGCTTGCAAAATCAAAGCAGATCACCACCGCTATCGATAACACTTTTGCAACACCTATTGTTCAGAAACCAATAACCTTAGGTGTAGATATTGTAATTCATTCTGCCACAAAGTATTTTGGTGGACATAGTGATATTTCTGCTGGTGCCGTTGCTGCCTCTAAAGATATTATGGGTAAAATTTGGAATCTAGCTAAAGATTTTGGTGGAAACCTCAGTGATCAAACCGTATGGTTGCTGGAGCGAAGTATGAAAACTTTGGCAATTCGGGTAAGAGCCCAACAAAAGAATGCTAAAAAAATTGCACGTTTTTTAGAAAAACACCCTGCTGTAAAAAAAGTATACTACCCTGGCTTAGTTTCGCACGAACAACATCAATTGGCCAAAATTCAAATGAAAGGATTTGGAGCAATGTTGTCTTTCGAACTATCTAAAGAATACGATACGGTTTTGTTTTTGAAATCTTTACAACTGATAAAACCCTCTATGAGTTTGGCTGGAGTAGAGAGTACAATGATTTTACCTGCTTTAACTTCACATGCTTTACTTTCTGAATCGGACCGATTAGCACAGGGGATTTCCAGTCAGTTGATCCGTTTTTCTCTTGGAATTGAATCAAAAAAAGATTTAATTCACGATATTGAACGCGCAATTGATTGCAGCAATCAAAAATAA
- the ccsA gene encoding cytochrome c biogenesis protein CcsA — protein MLKKIANILFSTRLTAVLFIVYAVAMAVGTFLDQGQSTSPTPYSRNLIYNALWFEAIMAIFMVNFIGNIFRYRLLRKEKWATLVLHLSFIFILLGAFITRNYGFEGMMSIREGATENTFLSQKTYLTTYIDGDYKIDGQLQRRVLNHDVDFSPRLENDYKRETNYGDARVVLELINFIPGAEEDIVPNDNGKYYLKLVEAGSGAPHNHFLKLGEVSSIHNVLYALNKPTEGAINLTYSEEGLTIQSPFEGEYMTMATGFQGRLIKDSIQPLALRSRYIIGNQAIVFPKPVIKGVFDVVKKSKLLKGDEDGVVLKVTANGDSKIVKLLGGQGVNNPFKELSVGGLDFAFKYGSKILDLPFDIKLNDFIAERYPGTEKSYSSFESKVTVYDEQEGTFDFHIYMNNILNHKGYKFFQSSFDPDEKGTILSVNHDYWGTWFTYLGYYLLYFGLLAILLSKGARMEVLRNQLDKIKRKKAELTILAFAFFSLGVNAQTTHTSDHQMLRPTAQQLDSILSVNITPQEQSDLFGHLVIQDSDGRMKPVNTYASELLRKLSKKDVYNDFSANQVFLSMQESPQLWYNVPIIYLKPKKADTIRQLIGIPKEQKYAALIDFLDKNLNYKLGPYLEEAYSAQVPTAIQKEFKEADQRVSLLFNTLEGDALRLFPIPEDENNKWVSSKEFVQQNLSVGDSLYANFIKTGFLAYLATLQNDKLQESDFSQSQKLLGALKTTQQRYGGDAMLSEEKIKTEIKYNKYDIFKKLFSWYMYASSLMFVLLIVQILKDKSKVLNISVSVFKVLLYVCFALHTAGLIARWYISGHAPWSDAYESMIYVAWATMAFGIMLGQKSNLTFASTAFVTAMILMIAHWNWMDPSIGNLQPVLNSYWLMIHVAIIVGSYGPFALGMILGVISLLLMILTNSKNKQKMALNVKELTIINEMALTVGLVMLTIGNFLGGMWANESWGRYWGWDPKETWALISIMIYAFVIHMRLVPGLRNRLIFNIASVLAFGSILMTYFGVNFYLAGLHSYAKDDQEISVTYILASLFIITATSVMAHFKHRKFYTQKS, from the coding sequence ATGCTCAAAAAAATAGCCAATATTCTTTTTTCAACACGCCTCACTGCAGTTTTGTTTATTGTTTACGCCGTTGCAATGGCCGTTGGGACATTTTTAGATCAGGGGCAAAGTACTTCGCCAACTCCATATTCTAGAAATTTAATTTATAATGCGCTTTGGTTTGAGGCAATCATGGCTATTTTCATGGTCAATTTTATTGGAAATATTTTCAGATACCGATTGTTGCGCAAAGAAAAATGGGCAACCCTAGTACTTCATTTATCATTTATCTTCATTCTTCTTGGTGCCTTTATAACGCGAAATTATGGTTTTGAAGGCATGATGTCTATTCGTGAGGGTGCAACTGAAAACACCTTTTTGTCACAAAAAACTTACTTAACTACCTACATTGATGGGGATTATAAAATTGATGGTCAGTTGCAGCGTCGTGTTCTCAACCACGATGTAGATTTTTCACCAAGATTAGAAAACGACTACAAAAGAGAAACTAATTACGGCGATGCACGAGTTGTTTTAGAGCTTATTAACTTTATTCCGGGTGCTGAAGAGGATATTGTGCCTAATGACAATGGGAAATACTATTTGAAATTAGTGGAGGCAGGAAGTGGAGCTCCGCACAATCATTTTTTGAAACTTGGCGAAGTCAGCAGTATACACAATGTGCTGTATGCACTCAATAAGCCTACTGAAGGCGCCATAAATTTAACTTATTCTGAAGAGGGTTTAACGATTCAATCTCCTTTTGAAGGTGAGTATATGACCATGGCTACTGGCTTTCAAGGTAGACTTATCAAAGACAGTATTCAACCTTTAGCGTTAAGGTCGCGTTACATTATAGGAAATCAAGCCATTGTTTTTCCAAAGCCTGTGATAAAAGGTGTTTTTGATGTGGTGAAAAAATCTAAATTACTCAAAGGAGATGAAGATGGCGTTGTGCTTAAAGTTACTGCAAATGGAGATTCTAAAATAGTGAAATTACTTGGTGGGCAGGGGGTAAATAACCCTTTTAAAGAACTGAGTGTAGGAGGTTTAGATTTTGCATTCAAATATGGTTCTAAAATACTTGATCTTCCATTTGATATCAAGCTTAATGATTTTATTGCAGAGCGTTATCCAGGAACTGAAAAAAGCTATTCATCTTTTGAGAGCAAAGTCACCGTTTATGATGAACAAGAAGGCACATTTGATTTTCATATTTACATGAATAATATTTTAAACCACAAGGGGTATAAGTTTTTTCAATCCTCTTTTGATCCCGACGAGAAAGGAACTATCCTTTCAGTAAACCACGATTATTGGGGGACTTGGTTTACTTATCTTGGGTATTATTTATTGTATTTTGGTTTGCTTGCTATTTTGCTGAGTAAGGGCGCAAGAATGGAAGTTTTACGTAATCAGTTAGATAAAATTAAACGCAAGAAAGCCGAGCTTACGATTCTAGCATTTGCTTTCTTTTCCTTGGGTGTCAATGCGCAAACTACTCATACTTCTGATCATCAGATGTTGCGTCCAACAGCACAGCAACTAGATTCAATTTTATCGGTCAATATAACCCCTCAGGAGCAATCAGATCTATTTGGGCATCTTGTTATACAAGATTCTGACGGACGAATGAAACCCGTGAACACCTACGCTTCAGAGCTATTGAGGAAATTATCTAAAAAGGATGTTTACAATGACTTTTCTGCTAATCAGGTGTTTTTATCTATGCAAGAAAGTCCGCAGCTGTGGTATAATGTTCCAATAATCTATTTAAAGCCAAAAAAAGCAGATACCATTCGCCAGTTAATTGGAATTCCAAAAGAACAAAAATATGCTGCTCTGATTGATTTTTTAGACAAGAACTTGAATTATAAACTCGGTCCATATTTAGAAGAAGCTTACAGTGCTCAAGTGCCTACAGCGATTCAAAAAGAGTTTAAAGAAGCAGACCAGCGTGTAAGCTTGTTATTTAATACGCTGGAGGGAGATGCTTTGCGTCTTTTCCCAATCCCAGAGGACGAAAATAATAAATGGGTATCGTCCAAAGAATTTGTACAACAAAACTTATCAGTAGGTGATTCGTTATATGCGAATTTCATTAAAACAGGTTTTTTAGCTTATCTCGCTACTTTGCAAAACGATAAGTTACAAGAATCTGATTTTTCACAAAGCCAAAAATTACTTGGCGCACTTAAAACTACCCAGCAACGCTATGGTGGAGATGCAATGCTCTCGGAGGAAAAAATAAAAACTGAAATTAAGTACAATAAATACGATATCTTCAAAAAGCTATTCAGTTGGTATATGTATGCTAGTAGTTTGATGTTTGTTCTTTTAATTGTTCAAATACTAAAAGATAAAAGTAAAGTCTTAAATATTTCAGTTAGTGTTTTCAAGGTTTTGCTTTACGTTTGTTTTGCTTTACACACAGCCGGACTCATTGCTCGATGGTATATTTCCGGACATGCACCTTGGAGTGATGCTTACGAGTCTATGATCTATGTGGCTTGGGCAACCATGGCTTTTGGTATAATGCTCGGACAGAAGAGTAACCTCACTTTTGCCTCAACAGCCTTTGTAACTGCTATGATTTTAATGATTGCACACTGGAATTGGATGGATCCTTCTATTGGGAATTTACAACCTGTTTTGAACAGTTACTGGCTCATGATTCATGTAGCTATCATAGTGGGGAGTTATGGCCCTTTTGCTTTGGGAATGATATTAGGAGTGATAAGTTTATTGCTTATGATTCTTACGAATTCAAAAAATAAGCAAAAGATGGCATTGAACGTCAAAGAACTTACCATCATTAATGAAATGGCACTTACTGTTGGCTTAGTTATGTTAACCATAGGAAATTTCTTAGGGGGTATGTGGGCTAATGAGAGCTGGGGTCGTTATTGGGGTTGGGACCCCAAAGAAACATGGGCGCTAATCAGCATCATGATTTATGCTTTCGTTATCCATATGCGTTTGGTGCCTGGTCTTAGAAACCGTTTGATATTCAACATCGCTTCTGTTCTTGCCTTTGGAAGTATATTGATGACCTATTTTGGGGTAAACTTTTATCTTGCAGGATTACATTCCTACGCAAAAGATGACCAAGAAATAAGTGTTACATATATTTTAGCTAGCCTTTTTATCATTACAGCAACTAGTGTTATGGCACACTTTAAACACCGCAAGTTCTATACGCAGAAAAGTTAA
- a CDS encoding tyrosine-type recombinase/integrase, whose translation MSVKYPKIKSDNKQRFYVVFYNNGKRYRLFNGSKINSNLYPNSYPVAKRYEIAQLLAAEVFKFISSGLCIQDPIRVICKSDKQYLKLALDNKIKGEYSDKYKSMLRFAYDGLVSYLIDENITSNNVKSYLNQYALGVSYNTIKRHLNVLINEARNIGMNSNPMESIKAKKTKAKLHKPYKDINLILNEIKLFSDNLYLCCLMTYGCLLRPHREIRELKWSDFSDDLGYIHLSGHRNKSGKNRIVPVPIYIRELLVKGQPQHNIFTDTIRPLNEDYFKTLWGRFKRVSKLLEQDQTLYSFRHTGAIEIFKRTGSITKLQKAMGHSSINVSLTYLRGLEIAELKEEDMPMI comes from the coding sequence ATGAGTGTTAAATACCCTAAAATTAAGTCTGATAACAAGCAACGTTTCTATGTAGTGTTTTATAATAATGGTAAGCGCTATAGGTTGTTTAATGGTTCAAAAATTAATTCTAATCTCTATCCTAATTCGTACCCTGTAGCTAAACGCTATGAGATAGCACAACTATTAGCCGCAGAGGTGTTTAAGTTTATTTCAAGTGGTTTATGTATTCAAGACCCTATAAGAGTTATATGTAAGTCTGATAAGCAGTATTTAAAGTTAGCATTAGACAACAAAATAAAAGGGGAATATTCAGACAAATACAAGTCTATGTTGAGGTTTGCTTATGATGGATTAGTGTCTTACTTAATAGATGAAAATATCACTTCTAACAACGTTAAATCCTATCTTAATCAATATGCTTTAGGCGTGTCGTATAACACCATTAAACGCCACTTAAATGTGCTTATAAATGAAGCAAGGAACATAGGTATGAATAGCAATCCTATGGAAAGCATAAAAGCCAAGAAAACAAAGGCTAAACTGCACAAACCTTACAAGGATATAAACCTCATCCTTAATGAGATTAAGTTGTTTAGTGATAACTTGTATTTGTGTTGTTTAATGACCTATGGATGTTTGTTAAGACCACATAGAGAAATAAGGGAATTAAAGTGGTCTGACTTTAGTGATGATTTAGGTTATATTCATTTATCGGGTCATAGAAACAAATCGGGTAAAAACAGAATAGTTCCTGTGCCTATTTACATAAGAGAATTGCTTGTTAAAGGACAACCTCAACACAATATATTTACAGATACTATAAGACCTTTAAATGAAGACTATTTTAAGACACTTTGGGGGCGTTTTAAGAGGGTTTCTAAACTGCTTGAGCAAGACCAAACACTCTACTCTTTTAGACACACAGGGGCTATAGAAATATTCAAGCGTACAGGTTCAATAACCAAGCTACAGAAAGCTATGGGTCATTCGTCAATAAATGTGTCTTTGACTTACTTAAGAGGTTTAGAAATAGCAGAATTGAAAGAGGAAGATATGCCTATGATTTAG
- the bshB1 gene encoding bacillithiol biosynthesis deacetylase BshB1 gives MKVDILAFGAHPDDVELSCGGTLHKAINEGKTVVIIDLTRGELGTRGSVEIRKEEASTAAKILGVHKRENLEFPDGFVFNTKENQLEIIKKIRQYQPEIVFCNAIDDRHSDHAKSSALVRDACFLSGLLKIETLDTSGGLQESWRPNAVYSYIQWKNITPDFVVDISSTIDVKMASVAAYASQFFDPNSKAPETPISTKNFIESVRYRAADLGRLVNTSYAEGFTSDRLLAVESIFDLK, from the coding sequence ATGAAAGTAGATATTTTAGCCTTTGGCGCCCATCCTGACGATGTTGAATTGAGCTGTGGCGGTACACTTCATAAAGCCATTAATGAAGGAAAAACCGTAGTTATCATAGATTTGACTCGAGGAGAACTTGGTACAAGAGGATCGGTTGAAATTCGAAAAGAAGAGGCGAGTACTGCTGCCAAAATTCTTGGAGTACATAAAAGGGAAAATTTAGAGTTTCCAGACGGTTTTGTATTCAATACCAAAGAAAATCAGCTGGAAATCATCAAGAAAATACGTCAATACCAACCTGAAATTGTTTTTTGTAATGCTATAGATGACCGACATTCAGATCATGCCAAATCGAGTGCTTTAGTACGTGATGCTTGCTTTTTGAGCGGTTTGCTTAAAATTGAAACTCTAGACACGAGCGGGGGGTTGCAAGAGTCTTGGCGCCCGAATGCAGTGTATAGCTATATCCAATGGAAAAACATCACTCCAGACTTTGTAGTTGATATTAGCAGTACTATAGACGTAAAAATGGCATCAGTTGCAGCATATGCATCTCAGTTTTTCGACCCAAACAGTAAGGCTCCAGAAACACCTATATCGACAAAAAATTTCATAGAAAGTGTACGATATAGAGCTGCTGATTTAGGTCGATTGGTAAATACCAGCTATGCAGAAGGCTTTACTAGCGACCGTCTTTTGGCAGTTGAATCTATATTTGATCTAAAATAA